A section of the Malus sylvestris chromosome 17, drMalSylv7.2, whole genome shotgun sequence genome encodes:
- the LOC126611338 gene encoding uncharacterized protein LOC126611338, which produces MAVASSSRTRSDMYKHRKSQPFFSSSSSGFASSTSSSFSSGSSTFFERSASPTRISMYAHSPSPQSSSWSLRFSNRPGSPGRLISVKNQLPTSKNNNSNSGAGKRTCLCSPTTHPGSFRCALHKNSPRGGAAHQSHCVGQSSSYHSSISLNYRRSAMKNSLVRIGGVEGDLVKRALSALIRPSSHSQRRRVDFQPKPSRLSVVFKASSDDV; this is translated from the coding sequence ATGGCCGTCGCTTCGTCGTCCAGAACAAGATCCGATATGTACAAGCATCGCAAATCGCAGCCGTTCTTTTCCTCTTCGTCATCGGGCTTCGCGTCGTCCACCTCCTCGAGCTTCTCCTCTGGGTCGTCGACGTTCTTCGAGCGCTCCGCCTCCCCGACGCGCATCTCCATGTACGCCCACTCTCCTTCCCCGCAGTCATCTTCGTGGTCCTTACGATTCTCGAACCGCCCTGGCTCTCCCGGCCGTTTGATTTCCGTGAAGAATCAGTTACCCACCAGCAAGAACAATAACAGCAACAGCGGCGCCGGCAAGAGAACGTGTCTGTGTTCCCCTACGACGCACCCTGGCTCGTTCCGGTGCGCCCTGCACAAGAACTCGCCACGTGGCGGCGCGGCTCACCAATCGCATTGTGTCGGCCAAAGTTCGTCGTATCACTCGAGTATCAGCCTGAACTACAGAAGGTCGGCGATGAAAAATTCGCTGGTGAGAATCGGAGGAGTGGAAGGCGATTTGGTGAAGAGGGCTTTGTCGGCTCTGATCAGGCCGTCGTCGCACAGCCAGCGCCGCCGGGTCGATTTTCAGCCCAAGCCGAGCCGGCTCTCCGTAGTGTTCAAAGCCTCCTCCGACGACGTTTAA